From Carassius gibelio isolate Cgi1373 ecotype wild population from Czech Republic chromosome B23, carGib1.2-hapl.c, whole genome shotgun sequence, the proteins below share one genomic window:
- the fbxo30b gene encoding F-box only protein 30b has translation MEEPHVHCMSCISRRCMVKPEPGTSCDLISCPLVCGAVFHSCKAVEHKLLCPLERVPCLNQSIGCPFTLARGQMAEHLEVCPAGVVCCSMEWNRWPVNDEDYRSYERLSQEANDVEQLDMALALQDQRTMLASLKLVSLAPTSSPEKRTQAAGQNKKPGLVSVAQAPCVQVESVEMEPTAGCSKEKISNGINGIKEEHYGELYQTTVETTKSLSAALNVLIHLNSSETDGTDTNASAGLTERNGELHEKVRMREDAGFSCDKIASEVNGLKEELQPQQHQKLMELGRSLASALGALGDAVKSTKTINGSIVNDNGMLIQSESLESADVDMKDVTAVVNGELGAVGGFDGGEPTLDALAHEATGECQPVMLEDIDRQGFCNGSHSIVDDLMESTTEHPQIPESQGSWEFIGPLIPHRPEIRQDQHAFLIQEASGSQAPLLQQPIHAQTLTVQRDSAVPTMALDFEDRAFERKLQNLQFLRNFMPLALNGRKGSFTEVFPHRNPHCKMEDKAVDTSDLNPEPMDDPMGLGEIDFTAAALLFCLEESPRARRISDTVYGFGGSRVDFGTQTFSFPAAILATSTMVGEVASASACDRAAPRLSQPSPFCTLRLDLTLEQLVPRPSWAPREGSMFTFECGQLFRREEFLSHVRNVHGDIHSGLNSWMEHRCPLAYYGCTYSQRRFCPSSQGSKVVHDRHLRSFGVQPISEPVTQPKCDHLSGLPFEVLQHVARFLDGFSLCQLSMVSRTMRDVCASLLQTRGMVVVQWEKKQYLDGRQSWQIKDKVWRFSTAFSPVNRWEFADISSMADHLKHCPYNEVLRQVEAVPLPCMCTTRELTRDGRSLRSVLKPVS, from the exons ATGGAGGAGCCTCATGTTCATTGCATGTCCTGCATAAGCAGAAGATGCATGGTCAAACCTGAACCCGGCACTTCCTGTGACCTCATCAGCTGCCCTCTTGTGTGTGGTGCTGTCTTCCACAGCTGCAAGGCAGTTGAACACAAGCTGCTGTGCCCACTTGAAAGGGTGCCATGTCTTAACCAAAGCATTGGATGCCCTTTTACACTGGCCCGTGGCCAGATGGCAGAGCACCTTGAGGTGTGTCCTGCAGGTGTGGTGTGCTGCTCTATGGAGTGGAATAGGTGGCCAGTGAACGACGAGGATTATCGTTCGTATGAGAGACTGAGTCAAGAAGCAAATGATGTGGAGCAGCTTGACATGGCGCTTGCCCTCCAGGACCAGCGCACCATGTTAGCGTCACTCAAACTCGTCTCTCTGGCACCAACTAGTAGCCCGGAGAAAAGGACTCAGGCGGCAGGACAAAACAAAAAGCCTGGCCTAGTCTCAGTTGCTCAGGCTCCATGTGTGCAGGTGGAGAGTGTTGAGATGGAGCCTACGGCTGGCTGCTCAAAAGAAAAGATTTCCAATGGGATTAACGGTATTAAAGAAGAACATTACGGTGAGCTCTACCAAACCACAGTAGAGACAACCAAAAGCCTGTCTGCAGCTCTCAACGTCCTGATCCACCTTAATTCTTCAGAAACAGACGGTACAGACACTAATGCATCAGCTGGACTTACAGAACGCAATGGGGAACTGCATGAAAAAGTGAGGATGAGAGAGGATGCCGGGTTCAGCTGTGATAAAATAGCTAGCGAAGTCAATGGCCTAAAGGAGGAGCTACAGCCTCAACAGCACCAGAAACTCATGGAGCTTGGCAGGAGCTTGGCCTCTGCTCTCGGTGCATTAGGAGATGCTGTCAAAAGCACTAAAACAATTAATGGTTCAATAGTAAATGACAATGGTATGCTCATTCAGTCAGAATCTTTGGAGTCTGCAGATGTTGATATGAAGGATGTTACAGCAGTGGTTAATGGTGAGCTTGGGGCTGTTGGGGGATTTGATGGTGGAGAACCCACTTTAGATGCTCTTGCTCATGAGGCAACAGGTGAGTGTCAACCAGTCATGTTGGAAGACATCGATAGACAAGGGTTCTGTAATGGCTCTCATAGTATTGTAGATGACTTAATGGAATCAACCACCGAACACCCTCAAATCCCAGAGTCTCAAGGTTCTTGGGAGTTTATTGGTCCTTTAATTCCCCATAGGCcagagatcagacaagatcaacATGCTTTCTTGATTCAGGAGGCCTCTGGATCACAAGCTCCATTACTGCAGCAACCTATACATGCTCAAACTCTGACCGTCCAGAGAGACAGTGCTGTACCAACGATGGCATTAGACTTTGAAGACAGAGCTTTTGAGAGGAAACTCCAAAACCTTCAGTTCCTGCGCAACTTTATGCCACTTGCTCTTAATGGACGGAAGGGGTCGTTTACAGAAGTCTTTCCTCACAGAAATCCACATTGCAAAATGGAGGACAAAGCTGTAGACACATCGGATTTGAATCCGGAGCCAATGGATGACCCAATGGGACTTGGGGAAATTGACTTTACGGCAGCCGCTCTTCTGTTCTGCTTAGAAGAGTCGCCACGAGCTCGGAGGATATCGGACACAGTCTATGGGTTTGGGGGCTCACGTGTTGACTTCGGCACCCAGACGTTTAGTTTCCCCGCTGCCATCTTGGCAACAAGTACGATGGTTGGCGAGGTTGCATCAGCTTCCGCTTGCGATCGAGCCGCTCCACGCCTTTCACAACCAAGTCCGTTTTGCACTCTACGGCTTGATCTTACCTTGGAGCAGCTAGTTCCTCGCCCAAGCTGGGCCCCACGCGAGGGCTCCATGTTTACCTTTGAGTGTGGCCAGCTCTTCCGTCGAGAAGAGTTCCTCTCGCATGTTCGCAATGTTCATGGAGATATCCATTCTGGACTCAATAGCTGGATGGAGCACCGTTGTCCTTTAGCGTATTATGGCTGCACATACTCCCAACGCAGATTCTGCCCATCCTCTCAGGGCTCAAAAGTTGTTCACGACCGCCACCTCAGGTCCTTCGGGGTGCAACCCATCTCGGAACCTGTGACTCAACCCAAGTGTGATCACCTTAGTGGATTGCCATTTGAAGTACTTCAACATGTAGCCCGGTTTTTGGATGGCTTTAGCCTATGTCAGCTGTCGATGGTGTCCCGTACAATGAGGGATGTTTGCGCCAGTCTGCTGCAGACTCGTGGCATGGTGGTGGTACAATGGGAAAAGAAGCAATATTTGGATGGAAGACAATCCTGGCAGATAAAAGACAAG GTTTGGCGTTTCAGCACAGCTTTTAGCCCAGTTAACCGCTGGGAGTTTGCGGACATCTCTAGCATGGCAGACCATCTGAAACATTGCCCATACAATGAAGTCCTCCGGCAGGTGGAGGCGGTTCCACTGCCCTGCATGTGCACGACCAGAGAGCTAACACGAGACGGCAGATCGCTTCGGTCGGTTCTCAAACCAGTATCATAA